A DNA window from Maribellus comscasis contains the following coding sequences:
- a CDS encoding glycogen/starch synthase, translating into MEKKKILYISQEITPYLPETEMSEISRYLPQGVQERGREIRTFMPRYGCVNERRNQLHEVIRLSGMNLVINDTDHPLIIKVASIQAARMQVYFIDNEDYFQRKHVLKDSKGNEFEDNDERAVFFARGVLETVIKLRWAPDVIHCHGWLTSLVPLYIKKYYYNDPLFKNSKVVYSVYNDDFKKTLNSNFNNKLLLEGITADDVKTIDDPTFENVSKMAIDYSDAVVQGTENINENVEKYIQSTNKLFLNYQPKETYIDAYNEFYDKV; encoded by the coding sequence ATGGAAAAGAAAAAGATCCTTTATATTTCACAAGAAATCACCCCATACCTACCTGAAACTGAAATGTCAGAGATATCCCGATATTTGCCACAGGGAGTTCAGGAAAGAGGAAGGGAAATCAGAACTTTTATGCCGCGTTACGGCTGTGTTAACGAACGTAGAAACCAACTTCACGAGGTTATCCGATTATCGGGAATGAACCTGGTAATAAATGATACCGATCACCCGCTGATAATTAAAGTGGCCTCGATACAGGCTGCACGAATGCAGGTGTATTTTATCGATAATGAAGATTATTTTCAACGCAAACATGTGTTAAAAGATTCTAAAGGAAATGAGTTTGAAGATAATGATGAACGTGCAGTATTCTTTGCCCGTGGTGTTTTGGAAACAGTGATTAAGTTGCGCTGGGCACCTGATGTTATCCATTGCCACGGCTGGTTAACCTCGCTCGTTCCGTTGTACATAAAAAAATATTATTATAACGACCCGCTTTTCAAAAATTCAAAAGTGGTATATTCAGTTTATAATGACGATTTTAAGAAAACTTTAAATTCTAATTTTAACAATAAATTGTTGCTGGAAGGAATTACTGCAGATGATGTAAAGACCATTGATGATCCCACATTTGAAAATGTTTCGAAAATGGCAATAGATTATTCGGATGCGGTTGTACAGGGTACTGAAAATATTAACGAAAACGTTGAAAAATATATTCAATCAACAAATAAATTGTTTCTCAATTACCAACCCAAAGAAACTTACATTGATGCGTATAATGAATTTTACGATAAAGTGTAA
- a CDS encoding DUF4270 domain-containing protein, translating into MEILPSTDLISVKNTILKDDISAYTIREDSIRTDGAPKSLFGSFNDPVFGNTTVDFATQFRLVGYPDFGEAPEADSIFLYLYYRKIFGDTVTTQKVRVYELEENLYADQEDGPGGNSSYPYYQNVDLKSMASDQLIGELDFVPQITLDSTETDTFYQVIKVPLDISLADKLIDADSADMSSNDVFLNYFKGLYIETEKLTDAEGAILALEAASDDSFQGSAVVVYYNNEENKNAEEPDTLNMPYIVTEFSARVNHIEHDYSGTPFFGSLNNSGIEDSLLYIQTAGGLESKIDINNLSLWQDSVNTAINKAELVFQVDTIKSDLENYPAPNQLLFTFIDSTGQEFLPKDYSFSPAFYGGVLDTLDYTYRFNVTQHLQQIIDGEVGNFGFKLTTAAKNSEAKRVVLKGSTSETGIQLIITYSKFLQQ; encoded by the coding sequence ATGGAGATATTACCTTCTACAGATTTAATTTCGGTTAAAAATACGATTTTGAAGGACGATATTAGTGCCTATACCATCAGAGAAGATTCAATTCGCACTGACGGAGCGCCTAAAAGTTTATTTGGAAGTTTTAATGATCCTGTATTTGGAAATACAACCGTTGATTTTGCCACACAATTCAGACTGGTTGGTTATCCTGATTTTGGCGAAGCGCCCGAAGCAGATTCCATTTTTTTGTATTTATACTACAGAAAGATTTTTGGAGATACGGTAACAACTCAGAAAGTCAGAGTTTACGAGTTGGAAGAAAATCTGTATGCCGATCAGGAAGACGGGCCGGGGGGCAATTCAAGTTACCCCTATTACCAGAATGTGGATTTAAAAAGTATGGCTTCCGACCAACTTATTGGTGAACTGGATTTTGTTCCTCAAATAACACTTGATTCAACCGAGACGGATACATTTTACCAGGTAATAAAGGTACCGCTGGATATTTCTTTGGCGGATAAGCTGATAGATGCAGATTCAGCAGACATGAGCAGTAATGATGTTTTTCTGAATTATTTTAAAGGACTGTATATTGAAACCGAAAAATTAACTGATGCAGAGGGAGCAATTCTGGCATTGGAAGCAGCTTCAGATGACAGTTTTCAGGGATCGGCTGTGGTTGTATATTACAACAATGAAGAAAACAAAAATGCAGAAGAGCCCGATACCTTAAATATGCCTTATATTGTTACAGAGTTTAGCGCGCGGGTAAATCATATTGAGCACGACTATTCAGGAACTCCGTTTTTTGGAAGTTTGAATAATTCGGGGATAGAAGATTCGTTGCTGTATATCCAAACAGCGGGGGGACTTGAATCAAAGATTGATATCAATAATCTTTCACTTTGGCAAGATTCGGTAAATACCGCGATTAACAAAGCAGAACTTGTTTTTCAGGTTGACACCATCAAATCTGATTTGGAAAATTATCCTGCCCCAAACCAGCTTTTATTTACTTTTATTGATAGCACGGGACAGGAGTTCCTTCCCAAAGATTACTCCTTTAGCCCCGCATTTTATGGCGGTGTATTAGATACTCTGGATTACACCTATCGTTTTAATGTTACGCAACATTTGCAGCAAATAATAGATGGAGAAGTTGGAAATTTTGGATTTAAGCTGACAACAGCCGCTAAGAACAGCGAAGCGAAAAGGGTTGTTTTAAAAGGAAGTACGAGTGAAACAGGAATACAACTGATTATAACATATTCAAAATTTTTGCAGCAGTAG
- a CDS encoding DUF4252 domain-containing protein encodes MKKIMIYLFMVVLALPALAQRDNNFFAQLTNEYSDQEGFSASLITKDMFDLYLKKKSIDSESSAFEAIKNLDKIVVVSQSNLNQSFTLFAEADDKPEKEDKNSLSEGLYQTILNHYKDGDYTLLKTEKRMGEEVKVYLRKNQDKIESLAVLTQSNANTSLIELQGNINLTAVADLNKALNLRGLENLYKINNNSGAAVYFGQTSNVYFPQERLEQMVARQKELIEKQQFFSDEQRAKIEEQARVQAQRQMEMAEKYREMAERYQRQPVFLNYPGDSTEYFLNGKKVDAKEIKQLDKTDIVTIDVKANKDEDITTVKIRTK; translated from the coding sequence ATGAAAAAAATTATGATTTATTTATTTATGGTGGTACTAGCGCTACCTGCGCTGGCCCAAAGAGATAATAACTTCTTTGCACAACTGACAAATGAATATTCAGATCAGGAAGGTTTTAGCGCCAGTCTGATAACCAAAGACATGTTTGATCTTTATCTGAAAAAGAAAAGTATTGACAGTGAGTCGTCGGCATTTGAAGCGATTAAAAACCTGGATAAAATTGTGGTGGTTTCACAAAGTAACCTAAACCAGAGTTTCACCCTATTTGCCGAAGCAGACGATAAACCAGAAAAGGAAGACAAAAATTCCCTGTCGGAAGGCTTGTATCAAACCATTTTGAACCACTACAAAGATGGAGATTATACTTTACTGAAGACTGAAAAAAGGATGGGAGAAGAGGTGAAAGTCTATCTAAGAAAAAATCAGGATAAAATTGAATCACTGGCTGTTTTAACCCAATCCAATGCAAATACCAGTTTGATAGAACTTCAGGGAAATATCAATTTAACTGCGGTTGCCGACTTAAACAAAGCACTCAATTTACGCGGCCTTGAAAACCTCTACAAAATAAATAACAACAGCGGAGCAGCAGTTTATTTCGGCCAAACTTCCAATGTATACTTTCCGCAGGAAAGATTAGAACAAATGGTCGCCCGACAAAAAGAATTAATTGAAAAACAACAGTTTTTCTCCGATGAACAACGTGCAAAAATTGAAGAACAGGCGCGTGTTCAGGCACAAAGACAAATGGAAATGGCAGAAAAATACCGGGAAATGGCAGAGAGATATCAGCGACAACCCGTATTTCTGAATTATCCCGGCGACAGTACAGAATACTTTCTAAACGGCAAAAAGGTTGACGCCAAAGAAATAAAACAACTGGATAAAACAGATATCGTAACCATTGATGTTAAAGCAAACAAAGACGAGGATATTACAACCGTAAAGATTAGAACGAAATAA
- a CDS encoding RNA polymerase sigma factor, whose protein sequence is MTAEEFKNKVIPYSRKLYPMLKRILKDEEETQDALQDLMVKLWSKKNELIKCSNLNSYIITVAKNYSFDLLKKKRPSTFGENEEYKILNIESTETQADTKEKYEQVRKIIDDLPEKYKTVIQMRDIDGFSFEEIQEFTGYEIPNIRVILSRARLKVKQEVEKIYDYENGRERQIARQIL, encoded by the coding sequence ATGACTGCTGAAGAGTTTAAAAATAAGGTAATACCATATTCGCGAAAACTATATCCGATGTTAAAACGGATATTGAAGGACGAGGAAGAAACGCAGGATGCTTTGCAGGACTTAATGGTAAAGCTGTGGAGTAAAAAAAACGAGTTGATAAAATGCTCAAATTTAAACAGCTACATTATAACCGTAGCAAAAAACTACAGCTTCGATTTGTTGAAAAAAAAGCGCCCGTCGACCTTTGGAGAGAACGAAGAATATAAAATATTAAATATTGAATCGACAGAAACGCAAGCTGATACAAAGGAAAAATACGAACAGGTGCGCAAAATAATTGATGATTTACCTGAAAAATACAAGACAGTGATCCAAATGCGTGATATTGATGGATTTAGTTTTGAGGAAATTCAGGAATTTACGGGATATGAGATACCCAATATCAGGGTAATACTGTCAAGAGCCCGGTTAAAAGTAAAACAGGAAGTAGAAAAAATTTACGATTATGAAAACGGAAGAGAAAGACAAATTGCTCGACAAATATTATAA
- a CDS encoding manganese efflux pump MntP family protein, giving the protein MTIEQLITFLLIGIGLSFDSFAVSVSCGLMKREIRFQQACLVAFSLAFFQGTFPVIGWLIGTGVKNLISSFDHWIAFGLLIFIGIKMIIEGLKPNGRLQNFDPFRIRVLIGLSVATSIDALVVGLSFGFLDMPILFPVIVIGSVTFIASMLGMLFGKNIPAKRSHQSIVLGGIILALIGTKILFEHLFF; this is encoded by the coding sequence ATGACAATAGAACAACTCATCACCTTTTTACTTATAGGAATAGGACTAAGTTTTGACTCATTTGCTGTTTCGGTTTCCTGTGGTCTGATGAAAAGAGAAATTCGTTTTCAGCAAGCTTGCCTGGTAGCATTTTCACTTGCTTTTTTTCAGGGTACTTTTCCTGTTATTGGCTGGTTAATCGGAACCGGAGTAAAAAATCTGATATCCAGTTTTGACCATTGGATAGCTTTTGGGCTGCTTATCTTTATTGGAATAAAGATGATTATTGAAGGCCTCAAACCCAACGGGAGACTTCAAAATTTTGATCCTTTCCGAATACGCGTTTTAATCGGGCTTTCGGTCGCAACAAGCATTGATGCCCTGGTGGTTGGTTTAAGTTTTGGATTTTTGGATATGCCTATTCTTTTCCCTGTGATCGTAATCGGAAGTGTTACCTTTATTGCTTCTATGTTGGGAATGCTTTTTGGGAAAAATATTCCTGCAAAACGGAGTCACCAATCGATTGTTTTGGGAGGAATAATTTTAGCTTTAATCGGAACAAAGATTCTTTTCGAACACCTGTTTTTTTAG
- the dusB gene encoding tRNA dihydrouridine synthase DusB gives MGEQLKIGNLEIDGVPLFLAPMEDVTYKSFRWMCKKFGVDVMYTEFVSSEALVRNVEKSKLKMELFDFDRPVAVQIYGHNIDSMVRAAQVAEEFNPDFIDINFGCPMKKIIRHGAGAALLQDLPKMQKMSTEIVKAVQVPVTAKTRLGWSESDKPVLEAALRLQDAGIQALAIHGRTREQLYTGTADWTLIGEVKNHPQIAIPIIGNGDINSGEKARTFLEQTDVDALMIGRGAIGRPWLFKEIKHYLRTGENLAPPTVAEVVDVLRGQLKMNLEWKDNERSGILMMRRHFAKYFPGLPGFRELKIKLLTAETNTEVNEILDKIVDMYGSYQPDFTNASLK, from the coding sequence ATGGGAGAGCAATTGAAAATAGGAAATTTGGAAATTGACGGAGTGCCGCTTTTTTTGGCTCCAATGGAAGATGTAACCTATAAATCATTTCGTTGGATGTGCAAGAAGTTTGGCGTTGATGTGATGTATACCGAGTTTGTATCTTCAGAGGCTTTGGTGCGTAATGTTGAAAAATCAAAATTAAAGATGGAGTTGTTTGATTTTGACCGACCGGTTGCAGTACAAATATACGGACACAATATCGATTCAATGGTTCGTGCTGCTCAGGTGGCTGAGGAATTCAATCCTGATTTTATTGATATCAACTTTGGGTGCCCGATGAAAAAGATAATTCGCCACGGAGCCGGTGCGGCACTGTTGCAAGATTTGCCCAAAATGCAGAAAATGTCCACAGAAATTGTAAAAGCTGTTCAGGTTCCGGTTACTGCAAAAACACGATTAGGATGGAGCGAAAGTGATAAACCAGTACTTGAAGCGGCACTTCGTTTACAGGATGCGGGGATTCAGGCTCTGGCAATTCACGGCAGGACCCGGGAACAACTTTACACCGGAACCGCAGACTGGACTTTGATTGGTGAAGTAAAAAATCATCCGCAAATCGCTATTCCGATTATAGGAAACGGAGATATCAACAGCGGAGAAAAAGCCCGGACATTTCTTGAACAGACCGATGTTGATGCCTTGATGATTGGCCGCGGAGCTATCGGAAGACCCTGGTTGTTTAAAGAAATAAAACACTATCTTAGAACAGGAGAGAACCTGGCGCCTCCAACTGTTGCTGAAGTAGTTGATGTTCTGCGCGGGCAGTTGAAAATGAACCTGGAGTGGAAAGACAACGAGCGCTCCGGGATTTTGATGATGCGTCGTCATTTTGCAAAATATTTTCCGGGCTTGCCTGGTTTCCGCGAACTGAAAATAAAATTACTCACTGCAGAAACCAATACGGAAGTAAACGAAATTCTTGATAAGATCGTTGATATGTATGGGAGTTATCAACCAGACTTTACAAATGCAAGCCTAAAATAA
- a CDS encoding YkvA family protein, protein MENEYSKYYSEKSLWEKIKKFSKSAGSKVVYGVLLLFYVMKDKSVGVKTKLTIAAALGYFILPTDGIFDLTPIIGYSDDLGVLIFALSQISANITPEVKQNARNKLAEWFGEIDENELLELENKIF, encoded by the coding sequence ATGGAAAACGAGTATTCTAAATATTATTCTGAAAAGTCGCTCTGGGAAAAAATAAAGAAGTTTTCAAAATCAGCCGGTTCCAAGGTTGTATATGGTGTTTTGTTGCTTTTTTATGTAATGAAAGACAAAAGTGTGGGGGTGAAAACAAAACTTACTATTGCTGCTGCGCTGGGGTATTTTATTTTGCCAACCGACGGAATTTTTGATTTAACGCCTATCATCGGTTATTCTGATGATCTGGGGGTTCTTATTTTTGCCCTTTCTCAGATTTCTGCCAATATAACACCTGAAGTAAAGCAAAACGCCCGAAATAAACTTGCTGAATGGTTTGGTGAAATAGATGAGAATGAACTTCTTGAACTGGAGAATAAGATATTTTAG
- a CDS encoding sulfite exporter TauE/SafE family protein — MIEQLDFTIIQWFLLAFCAVLVGMSKVGVPGVSMLVVPTLAIIFGGKASTGILLPMLMMADLFGVGYYHRHAEWKYLWKLLPWAFIGVGIALWVGKVVNDEWFKNIIAILVFVCIGLMIWKDRQKGNNLFPDTWWFAATMGVLGGFATMIGNVAGPIFAIYLLAMHLPKNSFIGTGAWFFLIINFSKFPLHIFVWKTIDWHTLTLDILMLPGIALGAFLGIKLVKRLSEDIYRTAVIIVTALSAFLLLI; from the coding sequence ATGATAGAACAACTGGACTTTACAATAATCCAATGGTTTTTACTGGCTTTTTGCGCAGTACTTGTAGGGATGTCTAAAGTTGGTGTTCCGGGTGTTTCGATGCTTGTTGTTCCAACGCTGGCAATTATTTTTGGCGGAAAGGCATCAACAGGAATATTATTACCCATGCTTATGATGGCTGACTTGTTTGGAGTTGGTTATTACCACAGGCATGCCGAATGGAAATATCTCTGGAAACTGTTGCCCTGGGCATTTATCGGGGTAGGAATTGCCCTATGGGTTGGGAAAGTGGTAAATGATGAATGGTTTAAGAATATTATTGCGATTTTGGTTTTTGTCTGTATCGGTTTGATGATTTGGAAAGACAGACAAAAAGGCAATAATCTATTCCCTGACACCTGGTGGTTTGCTGCAACAATGGGAGTTTTGGGCGGTTTTGCAACTATGATTGGGAACGTGGCAGGTCCTATTTTTGCCATTTATCTGCTGGCTATGCATCTTCCCAAAAATAGTTTTATTGGCACTGGCGCATGGTTTTTTCTAATTATCAATTTTTCAAAATTTCCTTTGCATATTTTTGTGTGGAAGACGATAGACTGGCATACCTTAACCCTCGATATTTTGATGTTGCCGGGAATTGCACTTGGCGCATTCCTTGGTATTAAGCTGGTAAAAAGATTATCTGAAGATATTTACCGCACGGCAGTAATTATTGTGACAGCTCTGTCGGCATTTTTACTTTTAATTTAA
- a CDS encoding class I SAM-dependent methyltransferase, which translates to MEALRNFFYDKKVEKVLDIGTGTGKFIEVLKKSFSEAEFFGVDPDENSLKEAKECFPDIVFQKMGAEELYFENDYFDVVSLSMALHHLPKVKRGLKEIKRVVKPQGWIIINELFSDNLNPAQEVQKMYHHFRSRIDRLTGVSHRETFRKEEILQIIRQAGISIQFFFEHKREVNLIEEKGALDKMTEKMKQKLETISERPEFEEMQSQIEEFREKALEFGFQPATNVVIVGRKK; encoded by the coding sequence ATGGAGGCCTTACGAAATTTTTTTTACGACAAAAAGGTAGAGAAAGTCCTGGACATTGGTACAGGTACCGGAAAGTTTATTGAGGTTTTGAAGAAGTCATTTTCTGAGGCAGAATTTTTTGGTGTTGATCCTGATGAAAATTCACTAAAAGAAGCAAAAGAGTGTTTTCCCGATATCGTATTTCAAAAAATGGGGGCAGAAGAGCTTTATTTTGAAAATGATTACTTTGATGTAGTCAGCCTTTCAATGGCCTTACACCACCTGCCAAAGGTAAAAAGAGGATTAAAGGAGATAAAACGTGTAGTAAAGCCACAGGGGTGGATTATTATAAATGAATTGTTTAGCGATAATTTAAATCCGGCACAGGAAGTCCAAAAAATGTATCATCACTTTCGCAGTCGCATTGACAGGTTGACCGGTGTTAGTCATCGTGAAACCTTCAGAAAGGAGGAAATTCTTCAGATTATCCGGCAGGCAGGAATTTCAATCCAGTTTTTCTTTGAACACAAAAGAGAGGTTAATTTGATTGAAGAGAAAGGCGCACTTGACAAAATGACGGAAAAGATGAAACAAAAGCTTGAAACAATCAGCGAGCGACCTGAATTTGAAGAAATGCAGTCACAAATTGAAGAATTCAGGGAGAAGGCGTTGGAGTTTGGCTTTCAACCTGCAACCAATGTGGTAATTGTTGGACGTAAAAAGTAG
- the atpG gene encoding ATP synthase F1 subunit gamma has translation MAGLKEIRTRIASVKTTRQVTSAMKMVSAAKLKKAQDAILQIRPYAEKLHQILTSLSASLENVEDSVYTQGRNPEKVLVILVSSNRGLCGGFNTNIAKKAIELVKTKYSRQLQLGKVEFICLGKQGERQLKHRGMKVSGNKNEIFDELTFDNVNEIASEIMKAFADGSYDRIELVYNQFRNAAVQVQTSEQFLPVEIEEDDEAQNTNFDFIYEPSKEYIIRELIPRSLKIQFYKALLDSNAAEHGARMTAMHQATDNATALLGDLTLQYNKARQATITNEILEIVSGAEALKG, from the coding sequence ATGGCTGGTTTAAAAGAAATACGAACAAGAATTGCATCGGTAAAAACTACCCGGCAGGTAACGAGCGCAATGAAAATGGTTTCGGCGGCAAAATTAAAAAAGGCCCAGGATGCTATTTTACAAATTCGTCCGTATGCCGAAAAACTGCATCAGATTTTAACTTCATTAAGCGCCAGCCTCGAAAATGTTGAAGACTCGGTTTATACACAGGGGCGTAATCCCGAAAAAGTATTGGTGATTCTCGTTTCATCCAACCGTGGTTTATGCGGCGGTTTTAATACCAACATTGCTAAAAAGGCCATTGAACTGGTAAAGACTAAATACAGCCGGCAACTTCAGCTCGGTAAGGTTGAGTTTATCTGTTTAGGGAAACAGGGAGAACGCCAGTTAAAACACCGTGGAATGAAAGTATCGGGAAATAAAAATGAAATTTTTGATGAACTGACTTTCGATAATGTAAACGAAATTGCTTCCGAAATAATGAAAGCATTTGCGGATGGAAGCTACGACCGCATTGAACTGGTTTATAACCAATTTAGAAATGCAGCTGTTCAGGTTCAGACCAGCGAACAGTTTTTGCCGGTTGAAATTGAAGAGGACGATGAAGCACAAAATACCAACTTCGACTTTATTTACGAGCCTTCAAAAGAGTACATCATCCGGGAACTGATTCCGCGTTCATTAAAAATACAGTTTTACAAAGCACTTCTCGATTCAAACGCTGCAGAGCACGGCGCCCGTATGACAGCCATGCATCAGGCAACTGATAACGCAACAGCACTTCTCGGCGACCTTACTTTACAGTACAACAAAGCGCGTCAGGCAACTATTACAAACGAAATTTTGGAAATTGTGAGTGGTGCCGAGGCATTAAAAGGATAA
- the atpA gene encoding F0F1 ATP synthase subunit alpha — MANIKPAEVSKILKQQLEGFKSEAELEEVGTVLEVGDGIARIYGLSNVEANEMIEFDSGMKGIVLNLEEDNVGAVLLGSSEEIKEGDTVKRLQRIASIMVGENLLGRVINTIGDPIDGKGAIQGELFEMPLERKAPGVVFRQPVKQPLQTGLKAIDAMIPIGRGQRELIIGDRQTGKTAVAIDTIINQRESFEKGNPVYCIYVAIGQKGSTVANIASTLEKHGAMDYTVIVSATASDPAALQFYAPYAGAAIGEYFRDTGRDALIIYDDLSKQAVSYREVSLLLRRPPGREAYPGDVFYLHSRLLERAAKVIESDEIVKDMNDLPDCLKDKVKGGGSLTALPIIETQAGDVSAYIPTNVISITDGQIFLESNLFNSGIRPAINVGISVSRVGGSAQIKAMKKIAGTLKLDQAQFRELEAFSKFGSDLDAATMRVLDKGRKNVEILKQGQYTPMKIEQQVAIIYCGTKELLRNVPVEKVKEFETDFLEMMEMQYRATLDELKEGKLTAEGEETIRKVAAEVAEKFKK, encoded by the coding sequence ATGGCAAATATTAAACCTGCTGAAGTATCCAAGATTCTGAAACAACAATTGGAAGGCTTCAAATCGGAAGCGGAACTTGAAGAAGTTGGAACCGTTTTGGAGGTTGGTGATGGAATTGCACGTATTTACGGGCTTTCAAACGTAGAAGCGAACGAAATGATTGAGTTCGACAGCGGAATGAAAGGCATTGTTTTAAACCTAGAAGAAGACAATGTAGGTGCGGTTTTGTTGGGTTCTTCCGAAGAAATTAAAGAAGGTGATACTGTTAAAAGATTGCAGAGAATCGCTTCAATCATGGTTGGAGAAAATCTTCTTGGACGTGTTATCAACACAATTGGAGATCCGATAGACGGAAAAGGTGCCATCCAGGGTGAATTATTTGAAATGCCGCTGGAAAGAAAAGCGCCTGGAGTTGTATTTCGTCAGCCGGTAAAACAACCGCTTCAGACAGGATTAAAAGCCATAGATGCCATGATACCAATTGGCCGGGGCCAGCGTGAGTTGATTATTGGCGATCGCCAGACAGGAAAAACAGCTGTTGCCATTGATACAATTATCAACCAGCGCGAAAGTTTTGAAAAAGGGAACCCGGTTTACTGTATTTATGTGGCTATCGGACAAAAAGGTTCAACGGTTGCCAATATTGCATCGACGCTTGAGAAACATGGTGCCATGGACTATACAGTAATCGTTTCAGCAACTGCATCCGACCCGGCGGCTCTTCAGTTTTATGCCCCGTATGCGGGTGCAGCCATTGGTGAATATTTTAGGGATACCGGACGCGATGCTTTAATTATCTACGACGATCTTTCAAAACAGGCCGTTTCCTATCGTGAAGTTTCGTTGTTGCTCCGTCGTCCTCCGGGTCGTGAAGCCTATCCGGGTGACGTGTTCTACTTACACTCCCGTTTGCTGGAACGTGCCGCGAAAGTTATCGAAAGCGATGAGATTGTAAAAGATATGAACGACCTTCCTGATTGTTTAAAAGACAAAGTAAAAGGAGGAGGCTCGTTAACTGCACTTCCAATTATTGAGACACAGGCAGGAGACGTTTCTGCATATATTCCAACGAACGTAATTTCAATTACCGACGGGCAGATTTTTCTTGAATCAAACCTGTTTAACTCGGGTATCCGTCCTGCAATTAACGTAGGTATTTCGGTTTCGCGTGTGGGTGGTAGTGCGCAGATTAAAGCAATGAAAAAAATCGCCGGAACATTGAAGCTCGACCAGGCTCAATTCCGCGAGCTGGAAGCTTTCTCAAAATTTGGTTCCGACCTTGACGCAGCTACCATGCGCGTTCTCGACAAAGGACGCAAAAACGTAGAAATACTAAAACAAGGTCAGTATACTCCGATGAAAATCGAACAGCAGGTGGCAATAATTTATTGCGGAACAAAAGAGTTGCTGAGAAATGTACCGGTTGAGAAAGTAAAAGAATTTGAAACTGACTTCCTCGAAATGATGGAAATGCAATACAGAGCAACTTTAGATGAATTAAAAGAAGGGAAGTTAACAGCCGAGGGTGAGGAAACCATCCGCAAAGTGGCGGCTGAAGTTGCAGAAAAGTTTAAAAAGTAA
- the atpH gene encoding ATP synthase F1 subunit delta, which translates to MDQSAITVRYAKAFFELAKEKNLLEPLKADIELVASVGADSADFILLLESPIVKTSKKIELITAIFQGSVNELTLNFLNLIAKNKREVHIPGICRNFLALTRKDQNIKSAILTTASEISTDTVEKVEKLMEKELAAKIELSTQVNPDIIGGMILRLDDKQYDASIATQLKKVKQTLLETELKN; encoded by the coding sequence ATGGACCAAAGTGCAATTACAGTAAGATACGCCAAAGCTTTTTTTGAACTGGCAAAAGAAAAAAACCTCCTCGAACCGTTAAAAGCAGATATTGAGTTGGTTGCTTCCGTCGGAGCAGATTCTGCCGATTTTATTCTTTTGCTGGAAAGCCCAATCGTAAAAACATCAAAAAAAATAGAATTGATTACAGCAATCTTTCAAGGGAGTGTAAATGAACTTACACTAAACTTTCTTAACCTGATTGCAAAAAACAAAAGAGAAGTGCACATTCCGGGAATTTGCAGAAATTTCCTTGCACTCACCCGGAAAGATCAAAATATAAAATCTGCAATACTAACAACAGCGTCGGAAATAAGTACTGATACAGTCGAAAAAGTTGAAAAGCTGATGGAAAAAGAACTAGCGGCAAAAATAGAGCTTTCAACGCAGGTCAATCCCGACATTATTGGCGGAATGATTTTGCGACTGGATGACAAACAATATGATGCCAGTATTGCCACGCAGCTTAAAAAAGTGAAGCAGACATTATTGGAAACTGAATTAAAAAATTAA
- a CDS encoding F0F1 ATP synthase subunit B, producing MGLVTPNPGTIFWMIIIFGIVLFILRKFAWKPILNALKDREESIANALNSADLARKEVEGLKADNEKIIAEARREKDVILKEAKEIKEKIIAEAKEKAGAETQKSIEQARQQIQSEKTAAINDIKKQVAELSVIIAEKVIKKELGNKGEQEKMVDGLIDEIKLN from the coding sequence ATGGGCTTAGTTACACCAAATCCCGGCACAATATTTTGGATGATTATTATTTTCGGAATTGTGCTTTTTATTCTCCGGAAATTCGCCTGGAAACCAATTCTGAATGCGTTAAAAGACAGGGAAGAATCAATTGCCAATGCATTAAACTCTGCCGACCTCGCTCGTAAAGAGGTGGAAGGTTTAAAAGCAGATAATGAAAAAATTATTGCTGAAGCCCGCAGGGAAAAAGATGTAATCCTGAAAGAAGCAAAAGAAATAAAGGAAAAAATTATTGCTGAAGCAAAAGAAAAAGCCGGTGCCGAAACACAAAAAAGTATCGAACAGGCACGCCAGCAAATTCAAAGTGAAAAAACAGCTGCCATTAACGATATTAAAAAACAAGTAGCCGAATTGTCGGTAATTATTGCGGAAAAAGTGATAAAAAAAGAATTGGGCAATAAGGGCGAACAGGAAAAAATGGTAGATGGTTTAATCGATGAAATTAAGCTGAATTAA